The Nitrospira sp. genome window below encodes:
- a CDS encoding mechanosensitive ion channel, with the protein MMASQIEWFGIDSSVALDGLKSLILLLTLIVVRSLIVRWIAHNPTLSMESKRRWVVTTRNSVVFAFLIGLAIIWAHELQVFAVSLVALAAAFVLATKELLLCWSGAALRVGGKVYAVGDRIQIAGHRGIVLDHDVFATKLLEIGPGQSAHLYTGRVTIFPNSLLFTNPLIKENPEQEYGLYTVVVPIKNDEHWQREERSLLEAAKTECAPFMEEAVRQMKLLEKTNLLEAPSPEPRITIQLPESGKIHLVLRFPAPDRGRSRIEQAILRRYLIGSTTVN; encoded by the coding sequence ATGATGGCGTCCCAAATCGAGTGGTTTGGAATCGACAGCTCCGTCGCATTGGACGGATTGAAGTCGTTGATCCTCTTGCTGACGTTGATCGTCGTCAGATCGTTGATCGTGCGTTGGATCGCTCACAATCCGACGCTCTCGATGGAGTCGAAACGCCGCTGGGTCGTCACGACCCGAAACTCGGTCGTCTTCGCATTTCTCATCGGTCTCGCGATCATCTGGGCTCACGAACTGCAAGTCTTTGCCGTTTCACTCGTCGCATTGGCTGCGGCGTTCGTTTTGGCGACGAAAGAGCTGCTCCTCTGCTGGAGCGGCGCGGCGCTTCGAGTGGGCGGCAAGGTCTATGCCGTCGGTGATCGAATCCAAATCGCAGGCCATCGCGGAATCGTGCTGGATCACGATGTCTTTGCAACGAAACTCCTGGAGATCGGTCCCGGCCAATCCGCTCATCTCTATACCGGCCGTGTGACGATTTTTCCCAACAGCCTGTTGTTCACGAACCCATTGATCAAAGAAAACCCTGAGCAGGAATACGGACTCTACACAGTCGTGGTGCCCATCAAGAACGACGAGCATTGGCAACGAGAGGAGCGGAGCTTGCTGGAAGCCGCGAAAACCGAATGTGCGCCGTTTATGGAAGAAGCTGTGCGGCAGATGAAGCTGCTCGAGAAGACCAATTTACTGGAAGCGCCTTCTCCGGAACCGCGCATCACGATCCAACTGCCCGAATCCGGAAAGATCCATCTGGTGCTCCGATTCCCAGCTCCGGATCGAGGACGCTCCCGTATCGAGCAAGCAATCCTGCGTCGGTATCTCATCGGATCGACCACAGTCAACTGA
- a CDS encoding formylglycine-generating enzyme family protein, protein MDVQRIFTACMAGLVTLSLQAGSAAATENRAAKPESVPPTSLRSDPPPLPAKPPGSNGDHKVGEKSKSPTNGGAPYQVTAASSDVMGKDGAPMVLVPAGEFVMGSDKGDEDEAPVHRVYLNAFYMDKFEVTNGRFAKYVEAIQSEPPWGFTDKDTPLIHAEHPVRWVNWMDAMGYCLWVGKRLPTEAEWEKAARGTDERVYPWGNDPPTPVHAVYGLKEGGAETVSVIGDHHMGQSPYGVQDLAGNLYEWVMDWYAEDFYSSFINGPAVNPRGPGEGTVKVQRGGSYLNTPYRLRSSFRTKSDPTEQDPNVGFRCAQDVQKQP, encoded by the coding sequence ATGGATGTCCAACGAATTTTTACCGCATGTATGGCCGGTCTCGTGACCCTCTCGCTACAGGCAGGGTCTGCAGCGGCGACCGAAAACCGGGCAGCTAAACCCGAGTCTGTTCCACCAACCTCCCTCCGATCAGATCCTCCTCCCCTGCCGGCGAAACCACCTGGTTCCAACGGCGATCACAAGGTTGGAGAGAAGAGCAAGTCGCCGACCAACGGTGGCGCTCCGTATCAGGTGACTGCGGCCTCTTCCGACGTCATGGGGAAAGATGGTGCGCCGATGGTGCTGGTACCGGCCGGTGAGTTTGTGATGGGAAGCGATAAGGGTGATGAGGATGAAGCCCCTGTGCATCGTGTCTATCTCAATGCGTTCTACATGGACAAATTCGAGGTGACGAACGGGCGATTCGCCAAGTACGTCGAGGCCATCCAGAGCGAACCACCATGGGGATTCACGGACAAGGACACGCCCCTGATCCATGCGGAACATCCTGTCCGCTGGGTGAACTGGATGGATGCGATGGGGTACTGCCTCTGGGTAGGCAAGCGACTTCCCACAGAAGCCGAATGGGAAAAGGCTGCGCGTGGAACCGACGAACGAGTCTATCCATGGGGCAATGATCCACCGACTCCGGTGCATGCGGTCTATGGGCTCAAGGAAGGCGGCGCGGAGACCGTATCGGTCATCGGCGATCACCACATGGGGCAAAGTCCGTACGGTGTGCAGGATCTGGCGGGGAATCTCTACGAATGGGTGATGGACTGGTATGCCGAGGACTTTTATTCCAGCTTTATCAACGGCCCCGCCGTCAATCCGCGTGGTCCCGGAGAGGGGACGGTAAAGGTTCAGCGGGGTGGATCGTACCTCAATACCCCGTATCGGCTGCGGTCGTCGTTTCGCACCAAGAGTGATCCAACCGAGCAAGATCCGAATGTGGGCTTCCGCTGTGCCCAGGATGTTCAGAAGCAACCGTAG
- a CDS encoding glycerophosphodiester phosphodiesterase family protein, producing the protein MANESPNQKILRIGHRGACGYAAENTLASIEQAIALRCAFTEVDIQRTSDDELVLLHDERVDRTTNGRGRVSDLTLSDIRKLDAGNGQMVPLLEEALRAAKGRIGLILELKTKGLANDVCAMVRASGQDRSVIYASFLHDELQQVRNIDPQADTLVLFKWFSKAPVAQAIRLQATHVGLRFNTVTKRRVKAFHKAGLTVFVYTVNKPAKIKEMKTLGVDGIISNFPDRI; encoded by the coding sequence ATGGCAAATGAAAGCCCCAACCAAAAGATTCTCCGCATCGGCCACCGCGGCGCCTGCGGGTATGCAGCGGAAAATACACTGGCCTCCATCGAGCAAGCGATTGCACTCCGATGCGCCTTTACTGAAGTGGATATCCAACGAACTTCCGACGATGAACTGGTCCTCCTGCATGACGAGCGGGTAGACCGCACGACGAACGGTCGCGGGCGGGTTTCTGACCTGACTCTTTCAGATATTCGAAAGCTGGATGCCGGTAACGGTCAGATGGTTCCGCTGCTGGAGGAAGCTCTCAGGGCCGCCAAGGGACGAATTGGATTGATTCTGGAGCTGAAGACCAAAGGGTTAGCCAATGATGTCTGTGCCATGGTCCGCGCCAGTGGCCAGGACCGCTCGGTTATCTATGCCTCATTCCTGCATGATGAACTTCAACAGGTACGAAACATTGATCCGCAGGCCGACACGTTGGTCCTCTTCAAGTGGTTTTCCAAAGCCCCTGTCGCACAAGCCATCAGGCTGCAAGCCACGCACGTAGGCCTCCGTTTCAATACTGTTACGAAACGTCGGGTGAAGGCCTTCCACAAGGCGGGGCTGACTGTGTTCGTCTACACCGTCAATAAGCCTGCCAAGATCAAGGAGATGAAAACGCTCGGCGTGGATGGGATTATTTCGAACTTCCCGGATCGCATTTGA
- a CDS encoding toll/interleukin-1 receptor domain-containing protein — protein MSDIFISYSSKDRPWVERFAKTLEAHGWSVWWDRNIPTGGSFNAVIRRELGTAKCAIVVWSEQSVESEWVQAEAAEAKKQDKYLPVKINQSDIPLGFTQRTFQSLVDWEAGVEHAGFSQLLKDIERLVKRPPTQVEFGPTPWWKRVHPIWLVGSPAIMAAVVVVGLMLWPVSAHVRIDLTTERIEFEVGAKESQDSFTLAGMVADSVGIENFEAITFAPSTVEVADPSQYQFEEDTYPDKAWRQLALADSEVAIVANHQARRSRVVLEETSASKREPVKLDSIEVKSKSRVSLETREKEKREKKEERDKKDTKVKTEKREGVTIRVAGQNESILRPGRQFTFIADHVEIHGLKGLPFNQDDELTYRITLPDQRSRVMVKAGSDELVLLPTFALGQSAHQVFGGIPVTTVDFTRQASEADGGRQTLVKGGARISALTGDGTITFPGYEHLLGTVSIKQDEAVGLEHLDGFTIQELSLTANETGMRLVGEGMAKEIRTRSGQVPIQKHSLTALDALWHNARLAVFLTIIVTVFTTSLGAYRLWKEFKR, from the coding sequence ATGAGCGACATCTTCATCAGCTACTCCAGCAAAGATCGCCCCTGGGTCGAACGATTCGCGAAGACATTAGAGGCGCACGGCTGGTCGGTCTGGTGGGATCGCAACATACCCACCGGTGGATCCTTCAACGCTGTGATCAGACGGGAGCTTGGGACCGCCAAATGCGCGATCGTCGTGTGGTCTGAACAGTCCGTCGAGTCCGAGTGGGTCCAAGCGGAAGCTGCCGAAGCTAAGAAACAAGACAAGTATCTCCCCGTCAAGATTAATCAGAGTGATATTCCACTTGGCTTTACCCAGCGGACCTTTCAATCCCTGGTGGATTGGGAAGCCGGCGTCGAGCATGCCGGGTTCTCCCAGTTGCTCAAGGATATTGAACGACTCGTCAAGCGTCCACCGACGCAAGTTGAGTTCGGCCCTACGCCTTGGTGGAAACGCGTTCATCCCATCTGGCTTGTTGGTTCCCCGGCCATCATGGCGGCAGTGGTCGTGGTCGGACTGATGCTGTGGCCTGTGTCTGCGCATGTCCGAATAGACCTCACAACGGAGCGCATCGAGTTCGAGGTCGGTGCCAAGGAATCACAGGATTCCTTTACGCTTGCGGGGATGGTTGCGGACTCAGTCGGGATCGAGAACTTCGAGGCGATCACGTTTGCGCCTTCAACGGTTGAGGTGGCGGACCCCTCTCAATATCAATTTGAGGAAGATACATATCCGGACAAAGCGTGGCGACAGCTGGCCCTCGCCGATTCCGAAGTCGCAATAGTTGCGAATCATCAGGCACGACGTTCACGAGTGGTGCTTGAAGAAACAAGCGCCAGCAAACGAGAGCCGGTTAAGCTGGATTCCATCGAGGTGAAGTCAAAGTCGCGAGTCTCACTCGAAACGCGAGAGAAGGAAAAGAGAGAGAAAAAAGAGGAGAGAGACAAAAAGGATACGAAGGTGAAGACTGAGAAGAGAGAGGGTGTCACGATCAGAGTCGCTGGGCAGAACGAGTCCATCCTGCGTCCAGGCCGACAGTTCACCTTCATCGCAGATCATGTGGAGATACACGGACTCAAAGGCTTGCCCTTTAATCAAGATGATGAGTTGACCTATCGTATCACGTTGCCGGACCAGCGATCTCGCGTCATGGTCAAGGCGGGGTCAGATGAACTGGTCTTATTACCGACATTCGCGTTAGGGCAATCGGCGCACCAGGTGTTTGGAGGTATCCCTGTTACCACGGTCGATTTCACCCGACAAGCCAGCGAGGCCGACGGTGGTAGGCAAACTCTCGTCAAAGGTGGCGCGCGGATCAGCGCGTTGACCGGCGATGGGACGATTACCTTTCCAGGTTACGAACATCTCCTTGGTACGGTCTCGATTAAGCAGGACGAAGCCGTTGGATTGGAGCATCTCGACGGATTCACCATTCAGGAGCTCAGCCTGACGGCCAATGAGACCGGTATGCGTCTAGTGGGTGAAGGCATGGCCAAGGAGATCCGCACGAGGTCCGGCCAGGTTCCGATCCAGAAGCACAGCCTGACCGCACTGGACGCCTTATGGCATAATGCGCGGCTCGCGGTGTTTCTGACGATTATTGTCACGGTGTTTACGACCAGTCTCGGGGCCTATCGGCTGTGGAAGGAGTTTAAGCGATGA
- a CDS encoding SUMF1/EgtB/PvdO family nonheme iron enzyme, giving the protein MMVRAVFAACIVLIGFTHVELVSAEDIARLQAGVVKVTAKPPQGTTNVGTGFIVRVDKDAAYIVTAAHVVAGDQQPKVEFFTKRNMPVMAEVLGLEGDDEVRGLALLVVKGAENIPKGLTSLSLVGAARLTGGEDILVIGFPRNAGPWAIVKGNISSRQGRDIFFSPSVESGHSGGPIFQGGKVVGVVGSGGQSVGRGVTVGSVEDYLEGFGITAQESAGSSSASTTPAPSPPPPAATAKPEVQSITLAREITGKDGAPMVLIPAGEFWMGSPDSEGRKDEHPRHQIYLDGFYMDKFEVTVARYTEFVRAKNRPKPGYWDQVDSSKHWNLPVVGVNWDDAKAYCEWAGKRLPTEAEWEKAARGTDGRTYSWGNEGPTARLANFAKGLTTRAYKEGLAPVDSYEAGNSPYGLHHMAGNVWEWTADWYDETYYIKSPARNPTGPASGLFRVVRGGSWSYEPDVLRSAYRHKDLPTSRSDSIGFRCAQDVPK; this is encoded by the coding sequence ATGATGGTCCGTGCAGTGTTCGCAGCATGTATCGTGCTCATCGGGTTCACTCATGTGGAGTTGGTTAGTGCGGAGGATATCGCGCGGCTCCAGGCTGGGGTGGTCAAGGTTACTGCCAAACCACCACAAGGAACGACAAACGTCGGCACTGGGTTCATTGTTCGTGTGGACAAGGATGCGGCCTATATCGTGACGGCGGCTCATGTGGTGGCCGGAGACCAACAACCCAAAGTGGAATTCTTCACCAAGCGAAACATGCCGGTGATGGCTGAGGTGCTGGGGTTGGAAGGTGATGATGAGGTGAGAGGCTTGGCGTTGTTGGTCGTAAAGGGAGCGGAGAATATTCCGAAAGGTCTTACCTCGTTGTCGCTTGTCGGAGCTGCGCGACTGACGGGCGGCGAAGATATCCTGGTGATTGGCTTCCCTCGCAATGCTGGGCCTTGGGCGATCGTGAAAGGCAATATCTCATCGCGGCAAGGGCGAGACATCTTCTTTTCTCCTTCCGTCGAGTCAGGCCATTCCGGTGGGCCGATCTTTCAAGGCGGGAAGGTTGTTGGTGTCGTCGGTTCGGGAGGCCAGTCAGTTGGGCGAGGGGTTACTGTCGGAAGTGTCGAGGATTATCTTGAGGGCTTTGGGATCACAGCGCAAGAAAGCGCAGGCAGCTCGTCCGCATCCACGACTCCTGCACCCTCACCACCACCGCCCGCAGCCACGGCCAAACCGGAGGTACAGTCCATAACACTGGCACGCGAGATCACCGGCAAGGACGGTGCGCCGATGGTGCTCATTCCGGCTGGGGAATTCTGGATGGGCTCACCGGACAGCGAAGGGAGGAAAGACGAACACCCGCGTCATCAGATCTATCTGGACGGGTTTTACATGGACAAGTTCGAAGTGACGGTTGCGAGATATACCGAATTCGTGCGGGCGAAGAACAGGCCGAAACCTGGCTATTGGGATCAGGTGGACAGCAGCAAGCATTGGAATCTTCCGGTCGTGGGGGTCAATTGGGATGATGCAAAAGCCTATTGCGAGTGGGCTGGGAAACGATTACCTACAGAGGCGGAGTGGGAGAAGGCTGCTCGGGGAACGGATGGACGAACATACTCATGGGGTAATGAAGGACCGACAGCAAGGTTGGCCAACTTTGCGAAAGGTCTCACGACGCGCGCCTATAAGGAAGGCCTTGCACCGGTTGACAGCTACGAAGCGGGCAACAGTCCGTATGGACTCCACCATATGGCTGGCAACGTCTGGGAGTGGACGGCGGACTGGTATGACGAGACCTATTACATCAAGAGTCCGGCACGCAATCCGACCGGGCCTGCGAGCGGCCTATTTCGTGTGGTCCGCGGTGGGTCCTGGAGCTATGAACCGGACGTCCTACGGTCCGCCTACCGGCACAAGGATTTACCGACGAGCCGGTCCGACTCTATCGGGTTCCGGTGCGCCCAGGACGTTCCGAAGTAA
- a CDS encoding YgiT-type zinc finger protein, whose translation MLKITKCPRCGSAKIKRVKRNWTGHFQGQVYTVPGLELYECPTCGEKIYDRQAMQKIEAHSPAFVKIQA comes from the coding sequence ATGCTCAAGATCACCAAGTGTCCTCGTTGTGGCAGTGCCAAAATAAAGCGAGTCAAGCGGAATTGGACCGGCCACTTCCAGGGGCAGGTCTATACGGTGCCTGGGCTGGAGCTTTATGAGTGTCCCACATGCGGTGAGAAAATCTACGATCGCCAAGCCATGCAAAAAATTGAGGCTCACTCTCCAGCCTTCGTGAAAATTCAGGCGTAG
- a CDS encoding SUMF1/EgtB/PvdO family nonheme iron enzyme gives MSIVRITFFPVAFFLLSTFLLPDHLLAQDSNDLKRGVVKITARGEGQQPKVGTGIVVRVDRDAAYIVTAAHVVEGDPKPTVTFFPNPQQPLVAHVVGIEGGDPHGLAALHVAGPIPDGVVALPLDLTTKVIGGEALTFIGFPRTLPPWTVSTGSLSGMSGPTLAFQALVEEGHSGGPLLLNGQVIGVVSDARGRQGYAVPASILAVALRGWRIEARASDSMAPQEKIGADGVPMVLIRSGRIPSKMVEVYGGGRAEEVQGPARSVYLTDDLYVEKTLVTNARYRRFVEATGVTLPPDLMEQSASLDLDGPVEGVTWHNAVAYCRWARKRLPTEDEWEKAARDTQGRILNDQVYEWTATTYQEGRWNPSPPEDETRKVLRGNLQALGIREAIGELDYQVRMYASAYDGAPGRGFRCVQDLAKER, from the coding sequence ATGTCCATCGTAAGAATTACTTTCTTCCCGGTAGCCTTTTTCCTGCTGTCCACATTCCTGCTTCCGGATCATCTCTTGGCGCAAGACAGTAATGACCTCAAGCGCGGCGTGGTGAAGATCACTGCGCGGGGAGAGGGCCAGCAGCCCAAGGTCGGGACAGGGATTGTCGTGCGAGTAGACAGAGACGCCGCGTATATCGTCACGGCGGCGCATGTGGTTGAAGGAGATCCTAAGCCCACCGTGACCTTTTTCCCCAACCCCCAGCAACCACTTGTCGCCCACGTGGTCGGGATTGAAGGCGGAGATCCTCATGGGCTCGCCGCCCTGCATGTGGCTGGGCCTATCCCAGACGGCGTGGTGGCGCTGCCGCTGGATCTGACAACGAAGGTGATCGGCGGCGAGGCGCTCACGTTCATCGGCTTTCCACGGACGTTACCGCCTTGGACTGTCTCGACTGGCAGTCTGAGTGGGATGAGCGGGCCGACCCTCGCGTTTCAGGCTCTGGTGGAAGAAGGCCATTCCGGTGGCCCACTCTTGCTGAACGGGCAGGTGATCGGCGTTGTAAGCGATGCCAGAGGTCGGCAGGGGTATGCCGTTCCCGCGTCGATCCTTGCCGTCGCTCTTCGTGGATGGCGGATTGAAGCGCGTGCGAGCGACTCGATGGCGCCGCAGGAAAAAATCGGCGCGGACGGCGTCCCCATGGTGCTGATCCGGTCAGGGCGCATCCCGAGCAAGATGGTGGAGGTCTATGGCGGGGGGAGGGCGGAAGAGGTTCAAGGTCCTGCACGGTCTGTGTATTTGACTGACGATCTGTATGTCGAGAAAACGCTGGTCACGAACGCGCGCTATCGCCGATTTGTTGAGGCCACCGGCGTAACGCTTCCTCCAGACCTGATGGAGCAATCCGCGTCGCTCGATCTCGATGGACCGGTGGAAGGTGTGACATGGCACAATGCCGTAGCCTACTGCCGATGGGCTCGGAAGCGGCTCCCGACGGAAGATGAGTGGGAGAAGGCGGCACGTGACACGCAGGGCCGGATCTTGAACGACCAGGTGTATGAGTGGACGGCCACCACGTACCAAGAAGGCCGATGGAATCCCTCGCCACCGGAGGACGAGACGCGCAAGGTACTTCGGGGGAATCTTCAGGCTCTCGGCATTCGTGAGGCTATCGGCGAGCTCGATTATCAGGTGCGCATGTACGCGAGTGCCTACGATGGAGCGCCCGGCAGAGGCTTTCGCTGCGTACAGGATCTCGCGAAGGAACGATAG
- a CDS encoding 4a-hydroxytetrahydrobiopterin dehydratase, translating to MGLADNKCVPCRGGVPPLPNDRTQALLKELGQGWTLNGQGHLERLYTFKDFAQALAFVNKVGAVAEAEGHHPDLYLAWGKTKVEIWTHKINGLTESDFYLAAKADREFEPFRSAAG from the coding sequence ATGGGTCTTGCAGACAATAAATGTGTTCCCTGTCGTGGCGGGGTGCCGCCGCTACCGAATGATCGAACTCAGGCGTTATTGAAGGAGCTGGGCCAAGGTTGGACGCTCAATGGGCAAGGACATCTTGAGCGGTTGTATACGTTCAAGGACTTTGCGCAGGCGCTGGCTTTCGTGAACAAGGTCGGTGCGGTTGCTGAGGCAGAAGGTCATCATCCTGATCTGTATCTGGCCTGGGGGAAAACCAAGGTGGAGATCTGGACACACAAGATCAATGGCTTGACTGAGAGCGACTTCTACTTGGCAGCCAAGGCGGATCGGGAATTTGAACCGTTCCGATCCGCTGCCGGTTAG
- a CDS encoding formylglycine-generating enzyme family protein: protein MPSKSEGEQPSSVPDRQPPLTGASTDTQQPGASTRAAQSKQSPPYLIIGAGLLVVVGAFVGQWILSPIPTSILTRNPSTQSEGSTQDLGLAPMVLVPAGEFMMGARQDDTMAAKDERTAHAVQLDAFHIDQYEVTTARYARFLQETKRGAPKYWSDQIPQRYGNKPVIGVDWNDAADYCVWAGKRLPTEAEWEKAARGTDQRLYPWGNAEPSQQRANFDHCCDFNAYEVLSDVGSFEEEKSPYGASDMAGNVWEWVADWYDGGYYGKSPERNPTGPSSGEKRVLRGGAWDSTPAYVRSADRLKLSPTFRHDNIGFRCAQDVPK, encoded by the coding sequence ATGCCTTCGAAATCTGAGGGTGAACAACCTTCTTCCGTGCCTGACCGGCAGCCACCCCTCACAGGCGCCAGTACTGATACGCAGCAGCCTGGTGCCTCGACCAGGGCAGCACAATCAAAGCAGTCACCACCATACCTCATCATCGGAGCGGGCCTGCTCGTGGTCGTGGGAGCATTTGTGGGGCAATGGATCTTGTCACCTATCCCTACTTCTATTCTCACGAGGAATCCGTCAACCCAGAGCGAGGGGAGTACGCAGGACCTTGGGCTTGCGCCGATGGTCCTGGTGCCGGCTGGGGAGTTCATGATGGGGGCCCGCCAGGATGACACCATGGCGGCCAAGGATGAGCGGACCGCCCATGCGGTGCAACTGGATGCCTTCCATATCGACCAATATGAGGTCACCACCGCTCGCTACGCCAGATTTCTTCAAGAGACGAAACGAGGCGCGCCAAAGTACTGGTCAGACCAGATTCCCCAGAGGTATGGAAACAAGCCTGTGATCGGGGTGGACTGGAATGACGCAGCCGACTACTGTGTCTGGGCTGGGAAACGCCTACCGACCGAAGCTGAGTGGGAGAAGGCTGCGCGAGGGACGGACCAACGTCTGTATCCATGGGGGAATGCGGAACCCAGTCAACAACGGGCAAATTTCGACCACTGTTGTGATTTTAACGCCTATGAGGTCTTGAGCGACGTCGGCTCGTTTGAAGAAGAGAAGAGCCCCTACGGTGCCTCTGATATGGCCGGCAATGTGTGGGAATGGGTGGCGGACTGGTACGATGGGGGCTATTACGGCAAGAGCCCGGAGCGCAATCCGACAGGGCCTTCGAGTGGTGAAAAACGCGTGCTCCGTGGTGGGGCCTGGGACTCGACTCCGGCCTACGTTCGCTCCGCGGACCGCCTCAAGCTCTCACCCACGTTTCGGCACGACAATATCGGCTTCCGCTGCGCCCAGGACGTTCCGAAATGA
- a CDS encoding SUMF1/EgtB/PvdO family nonheme iron enzyme: protein MSHIFISYASEDRKRVQPLAQALAKKGWSVWWDRRIFPGKSYDEAIHEALKAAKSVVVVWTKTSVKSTWVKNESRSGLRRGILFPVMLADEVEIPLEFEHVQTAQLVDWQPDQDHPEFDQFIEALAGVIGPPPDGPLSDVKPVPPWPKYLSGGLGLLAIIGALFYFVFFTPTTIQPPGVIKTLPLQEQPKPPTVAQKKPKPPVKGESAPLSAAPSVGLSKESPQAASQEKPPSPCPEPPEKPVLPTTEGTSAATGEVTAGNNPAAGSGSTASPTKIITGKDCASMVLVSAGEFTMGSREEDESAKSDERPTHSVYLDAYYLDQYEVTTARYATFFQETKRAAPKYWSEQVLKHHGYKPVVGVDWNDAAVYCSWAGKRLPTEAEWEKGARGTDQRSYPWGNEASSEQRANISHCCDFRDYGVLTDVGSFKQGTSPYGAHDMAGNVLEWVADWYDPNYYSKGPERNPKGPSRGEYRVRRGGSWTSAPDDVRSADRYGDTPSARGDALGFRCAQDAPK, encoded by the coding sequence ATGAGTCACATCTTCATCAGCTACGCCAGTGAAGATCGGAAACGTGTTCAGCCGCTGGCACAGGCTCTGGCGAAAAAAGGCTGGTCGGTCTGGTGGGATCGTCGTATTTTTCCGGGCAAGTCCTATGACGAGGCCATCCACGAAGCCTTGAAAGCAGCCAAGTCCGTGGTGGTGGTATGGACCAAAACCTCGGTGAAAAGCACTTGGGTCAAGAACGAATCGAGGAGCGGCTTGCGACGGGGCATCTTGTTTCCGGTGATGCTCGCGGATGAGGTCGAGATCCCTTTGGAATTCGAGCATGTGCAAACCGCTCAATTAGTGGATTGGCAGCCGGATCAGGATCACCCCGAGTTCGACCAATTTATAGAGGCTCTGGCCGGGGTCATCGGTCCACCCCCTGATGGTCCACTATCTGACGTGAAACCGGTCCCGCCCTGGCCGAAATACCTCTCCGGTGGACTTGGTCTCCTGGCGATAATTGGAGCGTTGTTCTATTTTGTGTTCTTTACGCCTACGACTATACAGCCCCCTGGGGTGATCAAAACGCTCCCTCTACAAGAGCAGCCCAAGCCACCCACTGTAGCGCAAAAGAAACCGAAGCCACCCGTGAAAGGCGAGAGCGCTCCACTGAGCGCAGCACCCAGCGTAGGCTTGAGTAAGGAATCGCCGCAGGCCGCAAGCCAAGAGAAGCCGCCCTCACCCTGTCCAGAACCACCGGAGAAGCCTGTGTTGCCTACAACCGAGGGAACATCAGCTGCCACGGGAGAGGTAACAGCCGGCAACAATCCGGCAGCCGGGTCAGGATCGACGGCTAGCCCGACGAAGATCATCACGGGCAAGGACTGTGCGTCGATGGTGCTGGTGTCGGCTGGAGAATTCACCATGGGCTCACGTGAAGAGGACGAGAGTGCTAAGAGCGACGAGCGACCGACCCATTCAGTGTATCTCGATGCCTATTATCTCGATCAATATGAAGTGACAACCGCTCGCTACGCCACATTCTTTCAGGAGACAAAGCGGGCTGCGCCGAAGTATTGGTCTGAACAGGTCCTGAAGCACCATGGGTATAAGCCGGTGGTTGGAGTGGATTGGAACGATGCCGCTGTCTACTGCTCCTGGGCGGGGAAACGCTTGCCCACCGAGGCTGAATGGGAAAAGGGCGCGCGAGGAACTGATCAGCGGTCTTATCCCTGGGGGAACGAGGCATCAAGCGAGCAGCGAGCGAACATTAGTCACTGCTGCGATTTTAGAGATTATGGTGTTCTGACCGATGTGGGGTCGTTTAAGCAGGGGACGAGTCCTTACGGCGCGCATGACATGGCCGGCAATGTCTTGGAATGGGTGGCGGACTGGTACGACCCGAACTATTACAGCAAGGGTCCGGAGCGCAATCCAAAAGGTCCTTCGCGTGGCGAGTATCGGGTGCGCCGCGGTGGGTCCTGGACCAGTGCTCCGGACGACGTACGATCCGCAGACCGGTACGGGGACACACCCTCGGCTCGGGGCGACGCTCTCGGGTTCCGTTGCGCCCAAGACGCTCCGAAGTAG
- a CDS encoding type VI secretion system tube protein Hcp, producing MATDDYFLKIDGIQGESTDDRHRGEIELDAWSFGRAVSGALQPGGAGAGRFNAPDFHFTAKISQASPMLFLACATGKHMLKATMTGRRAGDRTQDYLKVTLTDVVVSSYQQSGSGGSGVVPLDQVSLNYAKIELEYRRINPDGSLGGPVMVSFDVKKKTGPSRRRRR from the coding sequence ATGGCAACTGACGACTACTTCCTCAAAATCGATGGGATTCAAGGTGAGAGCACCGATGATAGGCATCGAGGAGAAATTGAACTAGATGCCTGGTCGTTCGGAAGGGCGGTATCAGGTGCTCTCCAGCCGGGAGGCGCCGGCGCCGGAAGATTCAATGCGCCGGACTTTCACTTTACGGCGAAGATCAGTCAGGCTTCGCCGATGCTCTTTCTAGCATGTGCTACCGGTAAGCACATGCTGAAAGCGACCATGACCGGAAGGAGAGCCGGCGACCGGACACAGGACTATTTGAAGGTCACGCTGACGGATGTGGTGGTCTCTTCCTATCAACAGAGTGGATCGGGCGGATCCGGTGTAGTTCCTCTTGACCAAGTCTCGTTGAACTACGCCAAGATTGAACTGGAGTATAGGAGGATCAATCCGGATGGCTCGCTTGGAGGCCCAGTCATGGTGAGTTTCGACGTGAAAAAGAAAACAGGACCCTCTCGAAGAAGGCGCCGGTGA